ATGAAGCATGTATGTTGGCACCAGCCTAGTTAATCCTTTTTAATAACTATAGTAACAATATCGCAAAACGGGAGTAGAAAAAATGTATTCCTAGCATGAAGTTTAGCTCAAATGTGAATGCATGCGGTATTTTGAGGTGTAAATAATAAGTTCTATCCTCCTGCATTGGATTCTTATTCATGTGGTTGAAGTCTTTTCCTGGCGGACCATGGTTAAGACTGGTCAAACTGactgtgtttttgtgctttcaggtgGCTAATGCTGCTAGCAAGGGAGCTGCTGCGGTTCTGGTGTACCCAGACCCCCAGGAGTACAAGTACAACGACGATACAGAGCTCTTTGGACACGTGAGTAGCAACCCTCCCTTCTCCTTGCATGCTGGTCTGGGCAGGACTCCTGTATGTGTGAAACACACACCTTTTTAAAGTTAAAATGCCCGACACTGCTTAATGCTGGGAGTTTTTGTAGAAAATTACGTTTGtttcatttatatataaataattgtattaataaaatgAAGATGATGAGTGttgataaattaattaatttggaCATttcgtattttatttattgttgccCTCACTCCAATCCTCTCTGTCTAAAGGCCTTTTGTATCTCCTGTGAAGGAGAGGGTTATTGTTTCACACACATCTCAATGGTCCTGTCtggtttgcccccccccccccccccccaggtccaccTGGGGTCTGGAGACCCCAACACCCCTGGCTTCCCCTCCATCAAGCACACCCGCTTCCTCTCCACCAGGTCCTCGGGCCTGCCCTCCATCCCTGCCCAGACCCTCACTGCCAGCATGGCCGCCGCCATCCTACGGTAGCGCAACCTTTTCCTTCATTCGTGTACAGAGTGGCAGTTGACGACAAACATTGAGAACATGATAATTAATGATAATATTCACATCATATTACTATATTGTATAGATgcagtatatatttatttcaactCCCTGCCAAAAGTAACTTTGTTCGCCTCCTAATATTcaacctattattattattattattattattatatactatCCTGCCTATTAATCGAAAATAACAACATCAGTATCACACGATGAAGACGAACTGTACGTTGGATCTCCAAACCTTATCGGCTGTCATGTTTCCCTCGTGGTCCAGGGACATCGGCGGGCCTGAGGTGGAGGCCCACAGCGGCTTCACAGGACTCCTGAGTGGCGTCACCTACAGGCTGGGAGGCAGCGTCAACGCCACGGTGGAGATCAACAACGTCCAGGTCGACCGAGAGCTCCACAACGTGTTTGGAGTCATCAAGGGCTTCGTCGACCCCGGTAGGTCCAAAGCGGGTCATTTTGCGGACTAGTTCATGTGCTTATCCCAAAAATAATGTCCCACATCCTCACTATCCAGGGCAGTAACTGGTGTAGTGGAGCAGCACTCGACTCTAAACAGTAGAGCTTGTGTTTTACCTCCACCATTTCTAATGCATGTTTGTAAAGACATACATTATGCACATGTCATTTACTGGGGATAAATGCACAGTAGCCGCATCTAGGATGGCTTGTATGGGTGAGTGCGTTTTGTCTCATTGTGTTGTGTGCAGATCGCTACGTGATCATCGGAGCCCAGAGGGACTCGTGGGGACGCGGCTACGCCCGGTCCACCGTGGGCACGGCCGTCCTCATGGAGCTGGCCCGGGCCGTCTACGAGATGGTGGAGAAAGGTGAGGGCATCACCACACCAGCCGTCTGTGTCCGGTCTGTGGAGGAATTACGAGGCTCCCATTCAAAGTTACATGTTGTGTTTCGACTCGGGTATGAATAGGTTCGCTATTCGGTTCCCTTATCCGTCGTTAAGATGACGGGCTAATTACGGTGGTTGACTCAAAAAAAAACTACTTGTTTAAGTAAATGTTCTGAATAGATCTGCGCCTTCCATCTCTTGTCAAGTggatattggagaaaaaaaaagtgtcttcATGTTCCGATTAAAAGCAATCCAATATCAGCCTTGATTTCCTTGTGATGTAAATACCACTGAAATGTTTGTTTAAGTGCGGTACCACGTGTGTTCATTCCGTTCAGATGAGTTCCGACCCCGGAGGTCCATTGTGTTTGCCAGCTGGAGTGCAGGGGAGTACGGAAACGTTGGCGCCACCGAGTGGCTGGAGGTACAGACTTTAGGCTCCGTCTCGAAATAGCAATGCTGCTGAGCGTGTGGTCCGGTTGTCTTACCAcgctgctccctccctccctccctccctccctccctccctccctccacaggGGTACCTTCCCTCCCTGGCCCACAAGGCCTTCACCTACATCAGCCTGGACGGGGTGGTCATGGGTGAGTACGGTGCACACccgtgctcctcctccctcacgtCTCTGCCCGGCGTGTTCGATGAGGTCCTAACGTGTCgttttcctctcccctccaggcAAGGGCAGCTTCATGGCCTCGGCCAGCCCCCTGCTGCGCGGCCTCATCGAGAAGACCATCAAGGATGTGAGCAGAAGTAGTGCATTGAGGATCAAACCCTAAAGATGGATTCTCTGTTGAACGATGAAGCATGACGCAGAATGTTTAGTTGTGTGGGTTTGGATGCAGCGGTGGGGGTTTCTGACCCAGTTTGTGTTTCCAGGTGAGGAGTCCAACTGAGCCCGGGACCGTGTATGATACGTTGGAAGGGAAGGACTGGTAAGACTAAATAGGGTTGCATTCTCATAACTCATAACGGCACAATTGGATTGTTGTTATAAATGGTGGAAAAGATGcatgaataatacatattttttgaTCCATCGTCTGCTAAATCAATGGTAATAGTAAACGGGAGGATGAGACCTGTTCAGCTGTGTCTTGTGTCTTGTCTCCTCTCAGGCTGAGACCCATGGCTCTAGATGACCCGGCCTATCCCTTCCTCACCTCTTCTGGCATCCCCTCCATGTCCTTCCACATCATCACCAAGGGTGTAAGGCTTTTGTTTTATTGGATTTAATTAGCAATTTTGTCAGGGGTCACAAATCAGACACTACAACTGACGTATTCTGTAAAACGAAATGCTGGCCAGCCCCTTCCTCTCGTTGTTTACAAGATTGTCAGTATCGATGCTCCCAAATCCCACCAAACCATCCCACTGACCCAAAAgcctcccactcaccctaaacccctACCTTTTAGCCTAAACCCCTCAGACTCACCCCAAACCCCTCAGACTCACCCCAAACCCCTCAGACTCACCCCAAACCCCTCCCACTTACCCTTAAGCCCTCCAACACACTctaaacccctcccacacacacgaaACCCCTCCCACACACTCTAAACCCTTCCCACTCACCAtaaacccctcccacacacTCTAAACCCTTCCCACTCACCATAAACCCCTTCATCTCAGcccaaacccctcccactcaccatcAACTCCTCCCACTCACCATCAACTCCTCCCACTCACCATCAACTCCTCCCACTCAGCATCAACTCCTCCCACTCAGCATCAACTCCTCCCACTCAGCATCAACTCCTCCCACTCAGCATCAACTCCTCCCACTCAGCATCAACTCCTCCCACTCAGccctaacccctcccactcagccctaacccctcccactcagccctaacccctcccactcagccctaacccctcccactcagccctaacccctcccactcagccCTAACCCCTCCCATTCAGccctaacccctcccactcactccTCTCAGAATGCCGAGATAAGCTAGCACATTTACACAGCCAGTTAGAGTGAACAAAACActgtcattgttttgttttctggACGATATTCTAAACTTGCCTACCAACTGGGAGGGGCTCAATCTTGTTTGACATAGCAACTTTAAAGAACCAGTTAATTTATCATTAAATTAGATTGATTAATTAAATTTACTGTCAATGTAATGAGCAATGTCCATATGTCGCGCACAGGAAGAGGCGTACAGCTACTACGGCACCGGCCTGGATAACAAGGACCACCTGGATTACAGCACTGGCCAGAAGACCCCCGAGACCGCCATCGCCGCGGCAACGCTGGCCGGACGGATGGTCCTGCGGCTCGTCCACGACCACAGGCTGCCGCTGGACCTCAGTCGCAACGTGGAGGCCATCGACGAGCCAGTGAGCAAACTGGTCCGCCACATCGCCCAGCTCACCAAGGTAACCAtcacgcaccacacacagggTCCACGCGCACACAGGCTCCAACCGCACACAGGCTCCACATGCGTAGCCCCCTGGTGGGGGCCGGTCGTGGTAGGTCTGTCCAGCACACGTCTGGGTTGGAAGCTCCCTGATGTGATGCTGCCAGGGTTTCGTATTGCGAGGTCTTGTGGTGTTGAATCATCTGTAGTATTATTAATCAGTGGGTTTCCACCTTGGTTGCACCCTGCCGTCAATTATCTCTGCAttttaaaaatgtgtgtgtgtgtgtgtgtgtgtgtggcaggacgGCACGCTGAGCAACGTCAGTTACACCTGGATCGCCAGCGCAGGCGGCTCCTACAGCAAAGCCACCGCCGACCTCAACACAGCCTTCCTCAACACGGACTTTAATGACGCGGAGGCGTGCCGAATCATCAACGAGCGCATCATGGTGGTGAGTAGACCAGCGGAGCCCTGTTTAATAAGGACGTCTGTGATGGTCTCCAGCCTTTGTACTTGCCCACTATTGTTACACTTTGATTTTTACAAAGTTGCAGAGATCTCTTTGTTCACCTGACTGCTGAGATCCAAAGGCGTGCCCAACCCGTCCGATGTCTATTTCTATATGTTTGGTCATTGCAGACATTTGAATTCATGTCGAGTATTAGGGAATACAGACAcgtttcattaaggagcagatgaGGGGTTTGGCATCCAGTGCAACGATGCCCACAGGTTAGGGAACAGAGCCGATAGAAATCCACCCTGTTCAattgttttcacatttttgtgaTGGTACAGACTTATATTTGACATAGTATTTCCACCATTTGATGACCATAGATTTTAGGCAAAACGTGTCAAACAAATGTCTGCAGAAACCCAAACGCAACCGTTTTCAACAGAAGAAAGTGACCTGAGGGGTTAACCTTCCCTTTCTGATgaaaccccctcctctctgcgtTTCGCTCCACCCAGGCGGAGCAATGCCTCCTGTCCCCCTACGTCACGCCTCAAGACACTCCCTTCCGCCACCTGCTGGCCGGGCGCGGGGCCCACACTCTGGCCTCCCTGCTGGAGACCAGCGACATGGAGCACTTCAAGGTCCAGCTGGCCTTGGCCACCTGGACCCTGCAGAGCTGTGCTGACAGCATGGCCGGGCAGATCTGGGAGGTGGACAACGAGATGTGATCGGGAGgcagggagagtgggagggagggacggacggagggtgggagagtgggagggtgggagggtgggagggtgggaaggtgtgtgtgtgtgtgtgtgtgtgtgtgtgtgtgtgtgtgtgtgtgtgtgtgtgtgtgtgtgtgtgtgtgtgtgtgtgtgtgtgtgtgtgtgtgtgtgtgtgtgtgtgtgtgtgtgtgtgagtaactTCTCTGAAATCAAACCGTTTAGAAGGCACCACCTCTGATGAAACGTGCATTACTGCACTTTAGGTAAAATGGATGCAAGGTCACTAGCTATGCAAACTATAAAGAGTGACATCACCTCGTTTGATCAGAAAGACAAACATGTGTATGCTGGCGTCCTTGTATTTCACGATGAGTGGTTgctcttaagtgtgtgtgtgtgtgtgtgtgtgtgtgtgtgtggattttgaGGGATTCAAGGCTGTGTTAGGGTTAAGATGCATTGATCAGATAAAGAGCATTGCAGTTTAACTTTAGTGGGCACTAGCTGCAAAGTTTATTCTGTCAAAGGTAAATTGCGGCATTTAATCGCAACCGATCAAACACTGTACGTTACTGAGGAGGCTTCTTTCCCGTGAAGACCTCTTTCCCGTGAAGACCTCTTGCTGAAAGCACTGTAAGGATATTGCACTTAAGATAATTGATATCAGTCGAAACTCGCAGTACTAAAAACCAAACGAGATCTTGATTTAAAACCTTAAGTGTGATATCATCCTCAAtactatttataatatttattttatcagcGACAGTGTACGCTATAATTTAAgtttgtcttttttatttttgtatatatCTACGCAACGTTATCGGAAGCAGTGACTTCCATAATTATGACGGTTATACCGTCTCAGCCTTAGCAGCATCTGCTCCTCAGTACCACTCCTGCTCCGTTTCCACGGAGACTGGACCATGGTTCCCCGGCGTAAAGAAAGAAGTGCCGTTTCAAGTTAGAAATGCATTTGTGTCGATAGCCCATGGCCATATGCGGTACACATGTCATCTAAAGGTGCGGTTAATTTCACAGTATGAGCTTCAACTGTTTTGTTACACCTTTTTGTTTGgtgcttttattgtgaaaagaGAATGAAGGGCTCTTGGGCCATCCTAGATGATTCCCTATGGTCTATTTAATGTGCTTTAAAGATGTTGTGTTCAGCTCTCAAGTTCATTCATCAAGTTCATTTTTTGAAGAGAACTGCCCACCGCCTTGCAACGTAAAATTTTCCAATTTGGCCATCCCAAAATGCAAGACCTTTCAACACCGTCGCAGAAGTTTGCAGTTGTTTGGTTTGTAATGACCAGGAGTTGTTCACGTTGCCCTGGCTGCAAAGTCATTAGTCAATTATCAAGGGGAAGGCGTTTTGTTATTTAAGAGATTTGCGTAGCAGTGTCCTATAATGAAAGGACATATTAAGAAGCAGGGCCTTCTATAATGAATACATTATCGGAATGCAGTCTTCTGCAATCAAACTCATCGTCCGTAAGAACGCCTTTTAGGACATAATCCATTATCAGAAGCATGGCCTTCTATTAAGAACTAAATGATCGGAATGCAGTCTTCTGTAATCAAACACATTGTCAGTCGGAGTGCCTTCAGAATGTTATACATTATCAGAAGCAGGGCCTTCTATAATTAAATATTGACATTATCAGAAGCAGGGTCTTCTATAATGAGGTATAGTATCGGAATGTGCGGTCTTCCGGAATCCAAGACATTGTCGGAATGCCTTTCAGAATGTTATACATTATCAGAAGCAGGGTCTTCTATAATTAAATATTGTCATTATCGGAAGCAGGGCCTTTCATAATGCAGAGAAGAGATGGTAGTTTTtatctacctgtgtgtgtctatgtgtgtgtgtgtgtgtgtgtgtgtgcacaagaaATGTGTGTATCGAGAGCAGTGCCTCTCATATTTCACTCAAGGTGGAACAACTTATCGGGTACAGTGCTTcccaaagtttttttttttatatttctgcTGCTTTTTTCCCCTGTAGTTTCAGGTTGTGCCCCCTAGCGGCCACTCACGCTTTATTAGCGGCTCACCCTCTGAATCATCCTCTGTTTTACATTCAATCACCATGACACTTTCCTATGTGTGTCAGAAAATACACAAGAGGGGGTTGCTCTTTGAGTTTAAATGTTAATTTATTTAACTCTTGGCTGGCAAGGATTGTGATATTCGGTGGGTTTCAGGTTATGGTTTCTGTCGGTGAGCACCTCAGATACTGTGTATAGTTTTAGAACTGTATCCCCCAGTGCAGgccggtgttaccccttttccTTGGTTTCTTCACTGCTCTGCAGGACTAGCTTGAGAATGAAAATGTTCTGAGTTTCCCTTCGTTCTTTAGCCTTGAATTCATTATCTACAAGTTTCAACGTTTAAAATACATCAAAATTACATTTTGGAAATGTTAATGCATGTTTGTCttattaagaaaaaaaaggaaaattacTATGGTTGATTGGGCAAAACGGTCTCCTCTAATCTTTCTGATAGTTCAGTCAACTATATTGCTGTCATGCATCATATTATACATGTTAAGATTACAAATAGTATAGGCATTGGAACTCCATATCTACTTTGCTCCATATTAAAGAGTTTTCTATCCTGATTCATCCTGATTCATACCATGTTGTTAAACTTCACTTCTACCTGCACATTCTGCAAGCTAATAAATGCTTCACCTGCTTAAATCTTGTTgtctgtgtaatattttaaacGATCGCCAGAGGGCGCCCATAAGCCATAATCACCGTCGATGTGTAACAATTTCTATTGAAGCGATCTGAAAAGATTGTTTTTAAAATAAAGCATTTTCAACTCCAAATCCTCCTTATAACACACTTAATATTGTAGGTGGAATACACAGATAACATCAACGGCGTACCATATTGCAGCCGACTACTCAATGCTGCCAAATTGACGTCACTAATCATGACTGCCATTCAAAATAAGCGCTCATATTCCTTTGAGCCCCCTCACAATTAAAATCACAGGAGTACACCTCCCTAACAATATATAGGCAACCGAAACGCGTTCACTTGGCTCTTTAAGGTTACGCACAGGAATGACGCGGAGGATCTGAGCGCCGCCACTGGAGGCGCCCCGGAGTGAACCGCGGCGCCGCGCGACCCGCCGAGATAACGGATCTGCTTGAGAGGGTACAACCTGCGCATCACCACGGCATGTTTTTGTCGCAATAGTCGCTCTCGTAGAGTAGCGACTGCATATTTACCCAGAAATAGCCATCTTCCAAGAGGCTTTTCCTTTATAGGTACGTATAGCATGGTGTTTCTAGCCAACCACACCGCCTCCTCCGTGTGTTTATGTGGATcactgtgtttctgtgcgtgtgtgagcggcGCTCGGCATGTGACAGAGACGTGACCTATTATCGCTTGGTGTGTGCAGTCGATGCAGTGTCAATGTCCAGCTAATATCAATGTCTACGGTATGGAGTAGGAACGCTAAGGTTTGATGGGCAGACAGACTGGCCAGGTGAGCGGACTCGCGTCATACTGGAAATGTCATCGCCAGGCCAGGGACTATAATCTCATCAGCTTTGTAGTTGGCGTCTTCTGAGGGGGCTGGAAGGGTGACCAGGTCAGGGTCGTTGTATGTATATTGTGCATGTGTTACAGTGACGTTGCTCTTCTGTTTTCATGACGTCTCTCCCGGAATCAGGCGGGTGCAGAGGATCCGCATGGCCTCTACCAGCAGGTGACCCCAACATCCGCATGAAAGCAGACGAACGGTAGGCGtgcagaacccaacccattggATACCCACGTCCGGTagataaatataattatgataatagaacaaaaataaacaataaatatatattttatatatatatatatatatatatgtgtatacatatgtatatatatgtatataattatatatatatatattatatatatatatatacacatacctGCTAAATTGTGATTCCTTCTACCTTAACATGCAAACAAGGTACATACTACGTCATTCACCAA
This is a stretch of genomic DNA from Gadus macrocephalus chromosome 23, ASM3116895v1. It encodes these proteins:
- the tfr1b gene encoding transferrin receptor 1b translates to MERVRTAFNNMVRGGRYSRFSLQPERDGVQHVEVRLSEDTLDDTTEVNGQPAAGYPSYQPHPATKRRHQYFYMALGTLLIFLIGLLIGFVSHSKPQQQPISCTTSGAVQSSVENPPVPAEAPKPSMDWRDITRLLSERLNAQTLTKALSDIDVASRTAGSSEDQLLVNRILLQFKQQEMKPWMGINNVQLPIQDSNQPNTVRFGKEVFHPKGYLAYSAKGRVQGKVVYGNYAGPKDFSLLEDKRVAVAGSVMLIRASPQISFAQQVANAASKGAAAVLVYPDPQEYKYNDDTELFGHVHLGSGDPNTPGFPSIKHTRFLSTRSSGLPSIPAQTLTASMAAAILRDIGGPEVEAHSGFTGLLSGVTYRLGGSVNATVEINNVQVDRELHNVFGVIKGFVDPDRYVIIGAQRDSWGRGYARSTVGTAVLMELARAVYEMVEKDEFRPRRSIVFASWSAGEYGNVGATEWLEGYLPSLAHKAFTYISLDGVVMGKGSFMASASPLLRGLIEKTIKDVRSPTEPGTVYDTLEGKDWLRPMALDDPAYPFLTSSGIPSMSFHIITKGEEAYSYYGTGLDNKDHLDYSTGQKTPETAIAAATLAGRMVLRLVHDHRLPLDLSRNVEAIDEPVSKLVRHIAQLTKDGTLSNVSYTWIASAGGSYSKATADLNTAFLNTDFNDAEACRIINERIMVAEQCLLSPYVTPQDTPFRHLLAGRGAHTLASLLETSDMEHFKVQLALATWTLQSCADSMAGQIWEVDNEM